A window of the Diabrotica undecimpunctata isolate CICGRU chromosome 1, icDiaUnde3, whole genome shotgun sequence genome harbors these coding sequences:
- the LOC140442427 gene encoding uncharacterized protein, whose protein sequence is MASELSSSESEPFQDSSSDFIPDSESSEENAVNEVAASNVATTSGLVENKKSKKRSREPNMWKRNQRKLRRSKGEEYINVKGNIVERRSRGGPCQCRFKCFEGISEETLDKIFTSFYEIGDKEQQDIYLGGLIQTRNVDRRRPKGGGGVPRGQTFLYKIKRGIFEKKVCKTAFMNIHAITKSRVERIATHMASQIVGPKDMRGRHETRPNKIPDQIIKSIEDHINSFPRRKSHYSRNDNLNRRYLSSELNLRLMHRLYLKKFEPEQHNLLDTPEFKPKVSYTYYRRVFVENFNLTFGHPRTDTCKTCDILDNKIKCAKDDETQNTLKVEKKVHLTKADTFYKDLTEKTALAKEDPRVEVMSFDFEQNMPLPHVPSGDVFYKRQLWFYPFCIHKGSVSKSYFYVFDEITGRKSPNEVISCLHDFINNYIDPQVTTLYVYSDNCAAQNKNSVRL, encoded by the exons atggCAAGTGAACTCAGTTCAAGTGAAAGTGAACCGTTTCAAGATTCGTCATCGGATTTCATTCCTGATTCCGAATCAAGTGAGGAGAATGCTGTAAACGAAGTTGCTGCAAGCAATGTTGCCACTACGTCTGGActggttgaaaataaaaaatcgaAAAAGAGGAGCAGGGAGCCGAATATGTGGAAGCGAAACCAGAGAAAATTAAGAAGATCTAAAGGTGAAGAGTACATTAATGTTAAAGGAAACATAGTGGAAAGACGAAGTAGAGGAGGTCCATGCCAGTGCCGGTTCAAATGTTTTGAAGGCATAAGCGAAGAAACTCTTGATAAAATTTTCACGTCTTTTTATGAAATAGGTGATAAAGAGCAACAAGATATCTATTTAG GTGGTTTAATACAGACGAGAAACGTTGACAGAAGGCGACCGAAAGGAGGTGGTGGAGTTCCAAGAGGCCAaacgtttttatataaaataaagagagGCATATTTGAGAAAAAAGTGTGTAAAACGGCATTTATGAACATTCACGCAATAACGAAAAGCAGGGTGGAGAGAATAGCGACTCATATGGCTTCACAGATAGTAGGTCCGAAAGACATGCGAGGGCGCCATGAAACTAGACCAAATAAAATCCCAGATCAAATTATCAAGTCCATTGAGGATCATATAAATAGCTTTCCAAGAAGAAAAAGCCATTATAGCAGAAATGATAACCTAAACAGAAGATATCTTTCATCCGAACTGAATTTAAGGCTTATGCAcagattgtatttaaaaaaatttgaaccaGAACAGCATAATCTATTAGACACACCAGAGTTTAAGCCAAAAGTTTCATACACATATTATCGGCGTGTATTTgtggaaaattttaatttaaccttTGGCCACCCTAGAACAGATACTTGCAAAACTTGCGACatccttgacaataaaataaaatgtgccAAAGATGATGAAACTCAAAACACATTGAAGGTGGAAAAAAAAGTGCACCTGACTAAAGCTGATACTTTCTATAAAGATTTAACAGAGAAAACTGCTTTGGCTAAGGAAGATCCCAGAGTTGAAGTCATGTCATTTGATTTTGAACAAAACATGCCCCTGCCACATGTTCCTTCTGGTGACGTGTTCTACAAGCGCCAGTTGTGGTTTTATCCATTTTGTATCCATAAGGGCAGCGTTTCGAAGAGTTACTTTTATGTTTTCGATGAAATAACGGGTCGGAAATCTCCAAATGAAGTGATAAGTTgcttacacgattttattaataACTACATTGATCCTCAGGTAACAACCCTTTACGTTTATAGTGACAACTGCGCTGCGCAGAACAAGAACTCCGTCCGTTTGTGA